From one Pseudactinotalea sp. HY158 genomic stretch:
- a CDS encoding PadR family transcriptional regulator codes for MLELAILGQLRDEPMHGYALRKQLNISLGALRTLSYGSLYPTLKSLLARGLIEGADSHELPHALAGRRARIVYQLTAEGKDHLDATLHHVDAAASEDAHFDVRFSLFAEVDPSTRLRILEGRRARILARREALREHVATTRERRDAYTQEMHRYGLEKLDREVRWLEDLITAEQRGPAHPHEPNPSTPPGDPSAESTKES; via the coding sequence ATGCTGGAGCTGGCCATCCTCGGCCAGCTGCGCGATGAGCCGATGCACGGCTATGCGCTGCGCAAGCAGCTGAACATCTCGCTGGGTGCGCTGCGCACCCTGTCCTACGGATCGCTCTACCCCACCCTCAAATCCCTGCTCGCCCGCGGCCTCATCGAGGGGGCCGACTCCCACGAGCTGCCGCACGCGCTTGCCGGACGGCGGGCCCGGATCGTCTACCAGCTCACCGCCGAGGGCAAGGATCACCTCGACGCCACGCTCCATCACGTCGACGCCGCGGCCTCGGAGGACGCGCACTTCGACGTGCGCTTCTCCCTGTTCGCGGAGGTCGACCCGAGCACGCGGCTGCGCATCCTCGAGGGCCGTCGGGCCCGCATCCTGGCGCGCCGGGAGGCGTTGCGCGAGCACGTGGCCACGACCCGCGAGCGCCGCGACGCCTACACCCAGGAGATGCACCGCTACGGCCTGGAGAAGCTCGATCGCGAGGTGCGCTGGCTCGAGGACCTCATCACCGCCGAGCAGCGCGGCCCCGCCCACCCACACGAACCGAACCCATCCACACCGCCGGGGGACCCCTCGGCGGAGTCAACCAAGGAGTCATGA
- a CDS encoding inositol-3-phosphate synthase has translation MSIRVAIAGVGNCASSLVQGVHFYADADPTTTVPGLMHVQFGDYHIRDIEFVAAFDVDAKKVGFDLSDAINTSENNTIKIADVPPLGVPVQRGATLDGLGKYYRETITESDADPVDVVAALKEARADVLICYLPVGSEDAAKFYAQAAIDAGVAFVNALPVFIAGTKEWADKFTAAGIPIVGDDIKSQVGATITHRVLARLFEERGVVLDRTYQLNIGGNMDFKNMLERDRLESKKVSKTQAVTSNISHDLGEKNVHIGPSDYVQWLDDRKWAYVRLEGRAFGEVPLNLEYKLEVWDSPNSAGIIIDALRAAKIAMDRGVGGPILSASSYFMKSPPEQYDDQTARAKVEAFIRGEIER, from the coding sequence ATGTCAATTCGCGTCGCTATCGCGGGTGTAGGCAACTGCGCCTCGTCGCTGGTTCAGGGCGTGCACTTCTACGCCGATGCCGATCCCACCACGACCGTGCCGGGCCTCATGCATGTTCAGTTCGGGGACTACCACATCCGCGACATCGAGTTCGTCGCGGCGTTCGACGTCGACGCCAAGAAGGTCGGCTTCGACCTCTCCGACGCCATCAACACGAGCGAGAACAACACGATCAAGATCGCCGACGTGCCCCCGCTCGGGGTGCCCGTGCAGCGGGGGGCGACCCTCGACGGGCTCGGCAAGTACTACCGGGAGACGATCACCGAGTCCGACGCCGACCCGGTCGACGTCGTGGCCGCCCTCAAGGAGGCCCGCGCCGACGTCCTCATCTGCTACCTGCCGGTGGGCTCGGAGGACGCCGCCAAGTTCTACGCCCAGGCCGCCATCGACGCGGGCGTCGCCTTCGTCAACGCACTGCCGGTCTTCATCGCCGGCACGAAGGAGTGGGCCGACAAGTTCACCGCGGCCGGGATCCCGATCGTCGGCGACGACATCAAGTCGCAGGTCGGGGCCACGATCACCCACCGAGTGCTCGCCCGCCTGTTCGAGGAGCGGGGCGTCGTGCTCGACCGCACGTACCAGCTCAACATCGGCGGCAACATGGACTTCAAGAACATGCTCGAGCGGGACCGGCTCGAGTCGAAGAAGGTGTCCAAGACCCAGGCCGTCACCTCGAACATCTCCCACGACCTGGGCGAGAAGAACGTGCACATCGGCCCGAGCGACTACGTGCAGTGGCTCGACGACCGCAAGTGGGCGTACGTTCGCCTCGAGGGCCGCGCGTTCGGCGAGGTGCCCCTCAACCTCGAGTACAAGCTCGAGGTGTGGGACTCCCCGAACTCGGCCGGCATCATCATCGACGCGCTCCGCGCCGCGAAGATCGCGATGGACCGCGGGGTCGGCGGCCCGATCCTCTCCGCGAGCTCCTATTTCATGAAGTCGCCGCCGGAGCAGTACGACGACCAGACCGCGCGCGCGAAGGTCGAGGCCTTCATCCGGGGCGAGATCGAGCGCTGA
- a CDS encoding helix-turn-helix transcriptional regulator, with protein sequence MAPLLTLRINGIYLPLMRSQSPALLPVFRSQHQAELLMWLMLHPDREYGVSDLATRLGVPLSTLHREVVRLDEAGLITSRTLGRNRLVRANTSHPAAPALTQLLEATFGPKAVVAEEFVIPGAEQVLIFGSWAARYAGHTGPPPRDIDVLVVGAVDRADLYDAADRAQARLGIEVNPIIRSPKQWRDPADALVAQIKASPFTVVCDAAESVGA encoded by the coding sequence ATGGCTCCACTCTTGACGCTACGCATAAATGGGATATATCTTCCACTTATGCGTAGCCAAAGCCCGGCCCTCCTTCCGGTGTTCCGGTCGCAACACCAGGCGGAACTGCTCATGTGGCTCATGCTGCACCCCGATCGGGAATACGGCGTGAGCGACCTCGCGACACGGCTGGGCGTGCCGCTGTCCACGCTCCATCGCGAGGTGGTTCGCCTCGACGAGGCCGGGCTCATCACCAGCCGCACGCTGGGCCGCAACCGCCTGGTGCGGGCCAACACGAGTCACCCGGCCGCCCCCGCCCTCACGCAACTACTCGAAGCCACCTTCGGCCCCAAGGCCGTCGTCGCCGAAGAGTTCGTCATCCCGGGTGCCGAGCAGGTGCTGATCTTCGGGTCATGGGCAGCCCGCTACGCCGGCCACACCGGCCCCCCTCCACGCGACATCGATGTTCTCGTGGTCGGCGCGGTCGACCGGGCGGATCTCTACGACGCCGCGGACCGCGCCCAGGCCCGTCTCGGCATCGAGGTGAATCCCATCATCCGCTCACCGAAGCAGTGGCGGGATCCGGCCGATGCGCTCGTAGCTCAGATCAAGGCATCACCGTTCACCGTCGTCTGCGATGCCGCCGAGTCGGTGGGCGCCTGA
- a CDS encoding NAD-dependent succinate-semialdehyde dehydrogenase, with product MTETEAIASVPTGLFIDGQWRETAATMPVEDPSTGEPLCEVADASPEEAAAALDAAAAAQAGWAATAPRERSEILRRGYELLVAETDRLALIMTLEMGKPLAESRGEIAYAAEFFRWFAEEAVRIDGGFMSAPAGGSRFLVSREPVGPSILITPWNFPMAMGTRKIGPAIAAGCTSVIKPASQTPLSTLALADILVRAGLPAGVVNVVTTSRTDEVMTPMILDPRSRKLSFTGSTAVGKHLLALAAKTVMRTSMELGGNAPFLVFADADLDAAVDGAMLAKMRNIGQACTAANRILVERSVAEDFADRLIARMAALPMGRGVEEGVVVGPLINAAAVDKVSELVDDARGLGASVRLGGERVGGAGHFYPATVLTGVPAGAQMAGTEIFGPVAAITPFDSEEEGIALANDTPYGLVAYLFTRDLDRALRVSGALESGMVGVNQGIVSNPAAPFGGVKESGLGREGGSTGIDEFLEVKYTGIKM from the coding sequence ATGACCGAGACCGAGGCGATCGCCTCCGTACCCACCGGGCTGTTCATCGACGGGCAGTGGCGCGAGACCGCGGCCACGATGCCGGTGGAGGACCCCTCGACCGGCGAGCCCCTGTGCGAGGTCGCCGATGCGAGCCCCGAGGAGGCCGCCGCCGCCCTCGACGCCGCGGCCGCCGCCCAGGCGGGGTGGGCCGCCACCGCCCCGCGCGAGCGCAGCGAGATCCTCCGCCGCGGCTATGAGCTGCTCGTGGCCGAGACGGACCGGCTCGCGCTCATCATGACCCTCGAGATGGGCAAGCCCCTGGCCGAGTCCCGGGGGGAGATCGCCTATGCCGCCGAGTTCTTCCGCTGGTTCGCCGAGGAGGCCGTGCGCATCGACGGCGGCTTCATGTCCGCCCCGGCCGGCGGGTCCCGCTTCCTCGTCTCCCGCGAGCCCGTGGGGCCGAGCATCCTCATCACCCCGTGGAACTTCCCGATGGCGATGGGCACCCGCAAGATCGGGCCCGCGATCGCCGCCGGCTGCACCTCGGTGATCAAGCCCGCCTCGCAGACGCCGCTGTCGACCCTCGCTCTCGCCGACATCCTCGTGCGCGCCGGGCTGCCCGCCGGCGTGGTGAACGTCGTGACCACGAGCCGTACCGACGAGGTCATGACCCCGATGATCCTCGACCCGCGCTCCCGCAAGCTCTCCTTCACCGGGTCGACGGCCGTGGGCAAGCACCTGCTCGCCCTCGCGGCGAAGACCGTCATGCGCACCTCGATGGAGCTCGGCGGGAACGCGCCCTTCCTCGTGTTCGCCGACGCCGACCTCGACGCCGCCGTCGACGGCGCCATGCTCGCGAAGATGCGCAACATCGGCCAGGCCTGCACCGCCGCGAACCGGATCCTCGTGGAGCGGTCGGTCGCCGAGGACTTCGCCGACCGGCTCATCGCCCGCATGGCCGCCCTGCCGATGGGGCGCGGGGTGGAGGAGGGGGTCGTGGTCGGCCCGCTCATCAACGCCGCCGCCGTGGACAAGGTCTCCGAGCTTGTGGACGACGCCCGCGGCCTGGGCGCGAGCGTTCGCCTCGGGGGTGAGCGAGTGGGCGGAGCGGGGCACTTCTATCCGGCGACCGTGCTCACGGGCGTGCCCGCCGGGGCGCAGATGGCGGGGACCGAGATCTTCGGGCCGGTGGCCGCCATCACCCCGTTCGACTCCGAGGAGGAGGGGATCGCGCTCGCGAACGACACGCCGTACGGGCTCGTGGCCTACCTGTTCACCCGGGATCTCGACCGCGCCCTGCGGGTGAGCGGCGCGCTCGAGTCCGGGATGGTCGGGGTGAACCAGGGGATCGTGTCGAATCCCGCGGCCCCGTTCGGCGGGGTGAAGGAGTCCGGCCTCGGCCGCGAGGGCGGATCCACCGGGATCGACGAGTTCCTCGAGGTCAAGTACACCGGCATCAAGATGTGA
- a CDS encoding aspartate aminotransferase family protein: MTALSPRLLQATPVTVDHGAGSYLFDVDGRRYLDFTAGIGVTSTGHCHPHVVEAARAQVGSLIHGQYTTVMHRPLLELTEKLGEVLPPGLDSLFFANSGSEAVEAALRLARQATGRPNVIVFHGGFHGRTVATASMTTSGTRFSAGFSPLMAGVHVAPFPTAYRYGWSEEEATDFALRELDYLFATLTAPAETAAFVVEPVLGEGGYIPGNTRFFAGLRERADEHGILLVIDEIQTGFGRTGRYFGHEHFDVRPDVITIAKGLASGFPLSGIAAPGELMAKAWPGSQGGTYGGNAVACAAAVATLDVIREEGLVANAAERGTQLLAGCRDLAPRATNDAGSIGDVRGLGLLVASEFVTSDGRPDSARAAAAQQAAARSGLLLLTCGAYMNCVRMIPPLIVTAEQIDEGLAIWADVLAAI, from the coding sequence ATGACTGCGCTCTCGCCCCGGCTGCTCCAAGCCACGCCCGTGACGGTGGATCACGGCGCGGGAAGCTACCTGTTCGACGTCGACGGCCGCCGCTACCTCGACTTCACCGCCGGCATCGGGGTGACGAGCACCGGCCACTGCCACCCGCACGTGGTCGAGGCCGCGCGCGCCCAGGTCGGCTCTCTCATCCACGGCCAGTACACCACCGTGATGCACCGCCCGCTACTGGAGTTGACCGAGAAGCTCGGCGAGGTGCTCCCCCCCGGACTCGATTCCCTCTTCTTCGCCAACTCCGGCAGCGAGGCGGTCGAGGCGGCCCTGCGGCTCGCCCGCCAGGCCACCGGCCGCCCGAACGTCATCGTGTTCCACGGCGGCTTCCACGGGCGCACGGTCGCGACCGCCTCGATGACGACCTCGGGCACCCGGTTCTCGGCAGGATTCAGCCCGCTCATGGCCGGAGTGCACGTGGCACCCTTCCCGACCGCGTACCGCTACGGCTGGAGCGAGGAGGAGGCGACCGACTTCGCGCTGCGCGAGCTCGACTACCTCTTCGCCACCCTCACCGCCCCGGCGGAGACCGCGGCGTTCGTCGTGGAGCCCGTGCTGGGCGAGGGCGGCTACATCCCGGGCAACACCCGATTCTTCGCGGGCCTGCGGGAACGCGCGGACGAGCACGGGATCCTGCTCGTGATCGACGAGATCCAGACCGGCTTCGGGCGCACGGGCCGCTACTTCGGTCACGAACACTTCGACGTGCGCCCCGACGTCATCACGATCGCCAAGGGGCTCGCCTCGGGATTCCCGCTCTCGGGCATCGCGGCGCCGGGCGAGCTCATGGCGAAGGCCTGGCCCGGTTCGCAGGGCGGCACCTACGGGGGCAACGCCGTGGCCTGCGCCGCCGCCGTGGCCACGCTCGACGTGATCCGGGAGGAGGGGCTCGTGGCCAATGCCGCCGAGCGCGGCACGCAGCTGCTCGCCGGGTGCCGAGACCTCGCGCCGCGGGCGACGAACGACGCGGGTTCCATCGGGGACGTGCGCGGGCTCGGGCTGCTCGTGGCGAGCGAATTCGTGACCTCCGACGGCCGGCCGGACTCCGCCCGCGCCGCCGCCGCGCAGCAGGCCGCCGCCCGATCCGGGCTCCTCCTGCTCACCTGCGGGGCGTACATGAACTGCGTGCGGATGATCCCGCCGCTGATCGTCACGGCCGAGCAGATCGACGAGGGCCTGGCGATCTGGGCCGACGTGCTCGCCGCGATCTGA
- a CDS encoding DUF3830 family protein: MTRFITLTLERRGVGCRAELLDDVAPATCAAVWDALPAAGDAFHAKYARNEVYTLLPRLRTAPRRENPTVTPIPGDVCLFDFEPWEIGNPAYGYDEGSEAHAEQGATDLAFFYGRNNLLLNGDVGWVPGNVFATITEGLPAMAAAGNDLWRHGFAGERLLIARA; encoded by the coding sequence ATGACCCGCTTCATCACGCTCACCCTCGAGCGCCGCGGCGTGGGTTGCCGCGCCGAGCTTCTGGACGACGTCGCACCGGCCACGTGCGCGGCCGTCTGGGACGCTCTGCCCGCCGCCGGCGACGCGTTCCACGCGAAGTACGCGCGCAACGAGGTGTACACGCTGCTACCCCGGCTGCGTACGGCCCCGCGCCGGGAGAATCCGACCGTGACGCCGATCCCGGGCGACGTGTGCCTCTTCGACTTCGAGCCGTGGGAGATCGGCAACCCCGCCTACGGCTACGACGAGGGCTCCGAGGCCCACGCGGAGCAGGGGGCCACCGACCTCGCGTTCTTCTACGGCCGCAACAACCTGCTCCTCAACGGCGACGTGGGCTGGGTGCCCGGAAACGTGTTCGCCACGATCACCGAGGGCCTGCCGGCCATGGCCGCGGCGGGCAACGACCTGTGGCGCCACGGCTTCGCCGGCGAGCGGCTGCTCATCGCCCGGGCCTGA
- a CDS encoding amidase, producing MTDERADLTELTAVELVAAYASGEASPVEATRAVLDRISRDDDDLNAFCLVDPEGALEEAARSEARWREAHPKGLLDGVPISIKDIFLTDGWPTLRGSRAVESNQPWRVDSPVAARLRADGMVFVGKTTTPELAWKAVTDSPLTGITRNPADPALTTGGSSGGAAAAVAAGMGPVAVGTDGGGSIRIPASFCGIVGFKPTYGRVPMFPASPFGQLAHAGPMTRTVEDAALLMDILSLPDHRDPNQLAPPRTTFRGEFNREVAGLHVAYSRDLGYVEVDPEVGAIIDAVVARIDEAGLHVAAADPGFTDPLEPFEQLWAAGAAALLRTMPGVRETIDPALGRVWDDGEKLTAVEYVQARGVAAQLGITMGTFHEEHNVLLTPTMPIPAFEAGHDVPPGSGLRSWPQWTPFTYPFNMTGQPAISVPVGTTAAGLPVGLQIVGPRHSDDLVLAVARFVEWLLAG from the coding sequence ATGACCGACGAGCGCGCCGACCTGACCGAGCTGACCGCAGTGGAGCTCGTCGCGGCCTACGCCTCCGGCGAGGCCTCACCGGTGGAGGCGACCCGGGCCGTGCTCGACCGGATCTCCCGGGACGACGACGACCTCAACGCGTTCTGCCTCGTGGACCCGGAGGGCGCGCTCGAGGAGGCGGCACGCTCGGAGGCCCGGTGGCGCGAGGCACACCCGAAGGGTCTCCTCGACGGCGTGCCGATCTCGATCAAGGACATCTTCCTCACCGACGGTTGGCCCACGCTGCGAGGCTCGCGGGCCGTGGAGTCGAATCAGCCGTGGCGGGTGGACTCCCCCGTCGCGGCGCGGCTGCGGGCCGACGGCATGGTGTTCGTGGGCAAGACCACGACCCCCGAGCTCGCGTGGAAGGCGGTGACCGACAGCCCGCTCACCGGGATCACGCGCAACCCCGCGGACCCGGCGCTCACGACGGGCGGGTCCTCCGGCGGGGCGGCGGCGGCGGTGGCGGCCGGGATGGGGCCGGTGGCCGTGGGTACCGACGGCGGCGGCAGCATCCGGATTCCCGCCTCGTTCTGCGGGATCGTCGGCTTCAAGCCGACCTACGGCCGGGTGCCGATGTTCCCGGCGAGCCCCTTCGGGCAGCTCGCGCACGCCGGGCCCATGACCCGCACCGTCGAGGACGCGGCGCTGCTCATGGACATCCTCTCGCTGCCCGACCACCGGGACCCGAATCAGCTCGCCCCGCCCCGGACCACGTTCCGCGGGGAGTTCAATCGCGAGGTCGCCGGCCTGCACGTGGCCTACTCGCGGGACCTGGGCTACGTGGAGGTCGACCCGGAGGTCGGTGCGATCATCGACGCGGTCGTCGCCCGGATCGACGAGGCCGGGCTGCACGTCGCGGCGGCCGACCCCGGATTCACCGATCCGCTCGAGCCGTTCGAGCAGCTGTGGGCGGCCGGGGCGGCGGCGTTGCTGCGCACGATGCCCGGCGTGCGCGAGACGATCGACCCCGCGCTCGGCCGGGTGTGGGACGACGGCGAGAAGCTGACCGCGGTGGAGTACGTGCAGGCCCGCGGCGTGGCGGCGCAGCTCGGGATCACCATGGGCACGTTCCACGAGGAGCACAACGTGCTGCTCACCCCGACGATGCCGATCCCGGCGTTCGAGGCCGGACACGACGTGCCGCCCGGCAGCGGGCTGCGCAGCTGGCCGCAGTGGACGCCCTTCACCTACCCGTTCAACATGACCGGCCAGCCCGCGATCAGCGTGCCCGTGGGCACGACCGCCGCGGGGCTCCCGGTGGGCCTGCAGATCGTCGGGCCCCGGCACTCGGACGATCTCGTGCTCGCCGTGGCCCGGTTCGTGGAGTGGCTGCTGGCCGGCTGA
- a CDS encoding D-2-hydroxyacid dehydrogenase, with translation MTEHAEVRLVEAAGLARALHGADVLFAYDFFSPAIHEAWHAADSLRWLHVASAGVDAMLDPQVRASEVVLTNSRGIFDQAIAEYVLAQILTFAKDLRGSWALQRDERWLHRESQRIAGTRALVVGTGPIGRAVARLLAAAGIHVTGGGRRARDRDADFGTVIDVTAPASFHAGLAGADWVVAIAPLTEQTRGMFDAAAFAAMDPAARFINVGRGELARTDDLVTALRAGELAGAALDVVDPEPPPPGHPLWELPGVVLTPHNSGDFIGWRDELVGVFAENFRRWATGRPLRNVVDKHLGYVPSTGG, from the coding sequence GTGACCGAACACGCCGAGGTCCGCCTCGTCGAGGCCGCCGGACTCGCACGCGCCCTGCACGGAGCCGACGTGCTGTTCGCCTACGACTTCTTCTCCCCCGCGATCCACGAGGCGTGGCACGCCGCTGATTCCCTCCGCTGGCTGCACGTGGCCTCGGCCGGGGTGGACGCGATGCTCGACCCGCAGGTGCGCGCGAGCGAGGTCGTGCTCACGAACTCGCGCGGGATCTTCGACCAGGCGATCGCGGAGTACGTGCTCGCCCAGATCCTCACCTTCGCCAAGGATCTGCGCGGCTCCTGGGCGCTGCAGCGCGATGAGCGCTGGCTGCACCGGGAATCGCAGCGAATCGCCGGTACCCGCGCCCTCGTCGTGGGAACCGGACCGATCGGCCGGGCGGTCGCGCGCCTGCTGGCCGCCGCCGGGATCCACGTGACCGGCGGCGGGCGCCGCGCCCGCGACCGCGACGCGGACTTCGGCACCGTGATCGACGTGACCGCCCCGGCCTCCTTCCACGCCGGACTCGCGGGCGCCGACTGGGTCGTGGCCATCGCCCCGCTCACCGAGCAGACCCGCGGCATGTTCGATGCCGCCGCGTTCGCCGCCATGGACCCGGCGGCCCGCTTCATCAACGTGGGCCGGGGGGAGCTCGCCCGCACGGACGACCTCGTGACCGCCCTGCGGGCCGGGGAGCTCGCCGGCGCCGCCCTCGACGTCGTCGACCCCGAGCCACCGCCCCCCGGACACCCGCTCTGGGAGCTGCCGGGCGTCGTCCTCACGCCCCACAACAGCGGCGACTTCATCGGCTGGCGCGACGAACTCGTGGGGGTGTTCGCCGAGAACTTCCGGCGGTGGGCGACGGGCCGGCCGCTGCGCAACGTGGTGGACAAGCACCTGGGATACGTACCGAGCACTGGAGGCTGA
- a CDS encoding Asp/Glu/hydantoin racemase, with the protein MESTDLVGAEFEGPVTQRGIGVIAPFDLALERELWRWAPLEVSFHLARTPYEPVPVSLEMAELVSGRAALQAATRDVLGVEPEVVAYLCSSGSFIHGLAYEAQLRESILAAGAPAAVTTSGALVEAVRRLGLTRISVITPYDAELTDRLVTFLGEAGVEVLRSNYLGLGGGIWKVNYRTVAELIMAADCPGSQAIFVSCTNLPTYDIISPLERRLGKPVLTANQLTVWACLGRLGLPMVGPGRWLRGVFQEGIDPPALPPEPAVPPSTPPTEDLSVDPGATLTRIDDRTRRGGPTP; encoded by the coding sequence ATGGAGTCGACCGACCTCGTCGGTGCCGAGTTCGAAGGTCCCGTGACCCAGCGGGGTATCGGCGTCATCGCGCCCTTCGACCTGGCGCTCGAGCGGGAGTTGTGGCGCTGGGCCCCGCTCGAGGTGAGCTTCCACCTCGCCCGCACCCCGTACGAGCCGGTGCCCGTGAGCCTGGAGATGGCCGAACTGGTCTCCGGGCGGGCGGCGCTGCAGGCCGCGACCCGAGACGTGCTCGGGGTCGAGCCCGAGGTCGTGGCCTACCTGTGCAGCTCCGGCAGCTTCATCCACGGTCTCGCCTACGAGGCGCAGCTGCGGGAGTCGATCCTCGCCGCCGGGGCGCCGGCCGCGGTGACCACCTCGGGTGCGCTCGTCGAGGCGGTCCGACGACTCGGGCTCACCCGGATCTCGGTCATCACCCCCTACGACGCGGAGCTGACGGATCGGCTCGTGACCTTCCTCGGCGAGGCGGGCGTCGAAGTGCTGCGCTCGAACTACCTCGGCCTGGGCGGCGGGATCTGGAAGGTCAACTACCGCACGGTCGCCGAACTCATCATGGCCGCCGACTGCCCGGGGTCGCAGGCGATCTTCGTCTCCTGCACGAATCTGCCCACCTACGACATCATCAGCCCGCTCGAACGCCGGCTCGGCAAGCCGGTCCTCACCGCGAATCAACTGACGGTCTGGGCCTGCCTGGGCCGGCTCGGACTGCCGATGGTCGGACCGGGCAGGTGGCTGCGCGGCGTGTTCCAGGAGGGGATCGACCCGCCGGCCCTGCCGCCCGAACCGGCTGTGCCCCCGTCCACCCCGCCCACCGAGGACCTGTCGGTCGATCCCGGCGCGACTCTCACCCGGATCGACGACCGGACTCGGAGAGGAGGCCCCACACCATGA
- a CDS encoding maleate cis-trans isomerase, giving the protein MIDPTHEALAAREARAARETHLPSDPPAPTPPPGHSDPAARTAEEAHGSRRPRPALTAGMIYPDHAAEDDYPLGERLLGVHLPVAHIYGTDLHAVPELLDLGSPDKLAGGAAELSSHGLDSIMWACTSGSFVYGPQGALRQVEELAAAAGVPASSTSLAFVTAAASLGVSRVAVAASYPDDVAALFVDYLTAAGIEIVAAAGAGIDTAAEVGTLSRERVIALALARDHRDAEALLVPDTAMRTLGVVGELEARLGKPVLTANQVTIWEGLRLADPRREAPVARGLGALFAARTERAHGNG; this is encoded by the coding sequence ATGATCGACCCGACCCACGAGGCCCTGGCGGCCCGAGAGGCCCGCGCTGCCCGGGAGACCCACCTACCCTCGGATCCCCCGGCGCCTACACCCCCACCAGGCCACTCGGACCCGGCGGCCCGAACGGCCGAGGAGGCACACGGCTCCCGGCGGCCCCGACCGGCCCTGACCGCGGGCATGATCTATCCCGATCACGCGGCCGAGGACGACTATCCCCTCGGGGAGCGGCTGCTGGGCGTGCACCTGCCCGTGGCCCACATCTACGGCACCGACCTGCACGCGGTGCCGGAGCTGCTCGACCTGGGCAGCCCCGACAAGCTCGCCGGCGGCGCCGCCGAACTCTCATCCCACGGACTCGACTCGATCATGTGGGCGTGCACGTCGGGCAGCTTCGTCTACGGGCCGCAGGGTGCGCTCCGGCAGGTCGAGGAGCTGGCCGCGGCGGCGGGGGTCCCCGCCTCGAGCACCTCACTCGCGTTCGTCACGGCGGCCGCCTCCCTCGGCGTGAGCCGGGTCGCGGTCGCGGCGAGCTATCCCGACGACGTCGCGGCCCTCTTCGTGGACTACCTGACGGCCGCGGGGATCGAGATCGTCGCCGCCGCCGGGGCCGGGATCGACACGGCCGCGGAGGTCGGCACGCTGAGCCGCGAGCGCGTCATCGCCCTCGCCCTCGCCCGTGACCACCGGGATGCCGAGGCGCTCCTGGTCCCCGATACCGCGATGCGCACCCTCGGCGTCGTCGGCGAACTCGAGGCCCGGCTCGGCAAGCCCGTGCTCACGGCCAACCAGGTGACGATCTGGGAGGGGCTGCGGCTCGCCGATCCGCGCCGCGAGGCACCCGTGGCGCGCGGCCTGGGCGCACTGTTCGCCGCTCGCACGGAGCGGGCTCATGGGAACGGTTGA
- a CDS encoding GntR family transcriptional regulator, whose amino-acid sequence MGTVELAPARRVSTVDHIAGELRAAIASGRLEPGAQLGEAELATRFGVSRGPLREAMQRLVSEGILHAIANRGVFVSRLTLADMIDVYRTRGTIEQAALDLILHDRRDAAHAALAASVEAMRTAAAADDGAGVSDGDQAFHEALVEVAGSPRLARAMRTLLVETRLCLGELSSTYADLGTQVREHEELREAIRTEPPEHVTALLAAHLADATARLEVKRST is encoded by the coding sequence ATGGGAACGGTTGAGCTCGCCCCGGCGCGGCGGGTCTCGACCGTGGATCACATCGCCGGCGAACTGCGCGCGGCGATCGCCTCGGGCCGGCTCGAACCGGGGGCCCAGCTGGGGGAGGCGGAGCTCGCGACCCGGTTCGGGGTCTCCCGCGGGCCGTTGCGCGAGGCGATGCAGCGTCTCGTCTCGGAGGGCATCCTGCACGCGATCGCCAACCGGGGCGTGTTCGTGAGCCGGCTGACGCTCGCCGACATGATCGACGTCTACCGCACCCGCGGCACGATCGAGCAGGCGGCCCTCGACCTGATCCTGCACGACCGCCGCGACGCCGCCCACGCCGCCCTCGCAGCGAGTGTCGAGGCGATGCGCACGGCCGCGGCCGCCGACGACGGGGCCGGGGTCTCGGACGGGGATCAGGCCTTCCACGAGGCGCTCGTCGAGGTGGCGGGAAGCCCCCGGCTCGCGCGGGCCATGCGCACCCTCCTCGTCGAGACCCGGCTGTGCCTGGGCGAGCTATCCTCCACGTATGCCGACCTCGGCACTCAGGTCCGCGAGCACGAGGAACTGCGGGAGGCGATCCGCACCGAGCCGCCGGAGCACGTCACGGCGCTCCTCGCGGCCCACCTGGCGGACGCCACCGCCCGGCTCGAGGTCAAGCGGTCGACCTGA